A genomic segment from Melanotaenia boesemani isolate fMelBoe1 chromosome 9, fMelBoe1.pri, whole genome shotgun sequence encodes:
- the LOC121646384 gene encoding LOW QUALITY PROTEIN: macrophage metalloelastase-like (The sequence of the model RefSeq protein was modified relative to this genomic sequence to represent the inferred CDS: inserted 1 base in 1 codon), with the protein MQAFFGLEVTGVLNDKTLEVMRAPRCGVTDVYKFEHMPGRPKWEKSLITYRITEYPQNLMQSQVDATIAQAFQLYSDVIPLDFQQIYWGTADIMILFQSRFHGDSVIFDGPGNILAHAFEPGENEGGDVHFDEDETWTLTHLDFNLLLVAAHEFGHSLGPDHSSDKSALMFPNYQYVNTDGYRLPDDDIRGVQALYGFRQPTGPQPGPDPVPLPNPQNQQCSQELVFDAVTSICGDLFFFKNGYYWWKSGSFPEIRFSKVSTTWPQINHVDAAFEVPNMHVAYFFEGNQYWGITAYDKTIIPGFPQPITNFGLPSYIXMDAAVYEPTTGRALMFVNNQYWSYDYNSYQPESGYPRYISLDFPGIGSKVDAAFENLGYLYFIEGARQSEYYLSYKRVMRVIFNYQWLNCAQLIK; encoded by the exons ATGCAGGCCTTTTTTGGCCTGGAG GTGACAGGTGTCTTAAATGATAAAACCTTGGAAGTGATGAGGGCTCCTAGGTGTGGTGTGACAGACGTTTATAAATTTGAACACATGCCTGGAAGACCAAAGTGGGAGAAAAGCTTGATCACATACAG AATCACTGAGTACCCTCAGAATCTGATGCAGAGTCAGGTGGATGCAACCATTGCTCAGGCCTTCCAGCTCTACAGTGATGTCATCCCACTGGATTTCCAACAGATCTACTGGGGTACTGCGGACATTATGATCCTCTTCCAGAGCAGAT TTCATGGAGACTCTGTCATTTTTGATGGGCCGGGAAACATATTGGCTCATGCCTTTGAACCTGGAGAGAATGAGGGAGGAGATGTACACTTTGATGAGGATGAAACTTGGACTTTAACCCATTTAG ATTTTAATCTGCTGCTGGTGGCGGCTCATGAGTTCGGCCATTCTCTGGGCCCGGATCACTCCAGTGACAAAAGTGCGTTGATGTTCCCCAACTATCAATATGTCAACACAGATGGATACAGGCTGCCAGACGATGATATACGTGGGGTTCAAGCACTTTATg GATTCAGACAACCTACTGGCCCACAACCTGGACCAGACCCAGTCCCTCTGCCCAACCCACAAAACCAACAATGCAGTCAAGAGCTGGTGTTTGATGCTGTTACCTCCATATGTGGAGaccttttcttcttcaaaaacGG ATACTACTGGTGGAAGAGTGGTAGTTTTCCAGAAATCAGATTTTCAAAAGTGAGTACAACATGGCCCCAAATCAATCATGTGGATGCAGCTTTTGAAGTCCCAAACATGCATGTGGCATATTTCTTTGAAG gtaATCAATACTGGGGCATCACAGCTTATGACAAGACAATAATACCAGGCTTTCCACAGCCTATCACCAACTTTGGCCTCCCCTCCTACA ACATGGATGCTGCTGTCTATGAACCAACAACAGGAAGAGCACTGATGTTTGTGAATAACCAATATtggag ctatGATTACAACTCGTACCAACCGGAAAGTGGATACCCACGATACATCTCGCTGGATTTTCCGGGGATTGGCTCCAAAGTTGACGCAGCCTTTGAGAATCTTG gataTCTGTATTTCATCGAAGGTGCCAGACAGAGCGAGTACTACCTGTCATATAAGAGAGTAATGCGTGTGATATTCAACTATCAATGGCTCAACTGTGCTCAACTTATAAAAT AG
- the LOC121646382 gene encoding collagenase 3-like, with the protein MRDDWINRRKYFNNMHLADSGILLLAWLTTCNAAPIFAPWISAEDEDLAKKYLSQYYSDAQTSPSVKSITENSFRETLRSMQAFFGLEVTGVLNDKTLEVMRAPRCGVTDVYKFKHMSGRPKWEKSLITYRITQYTRDLTQSQVDATIAQAFQLYSDVIPLDFQQIYWGTADIVILFQSGFHGDHDRFDGPGGTLAHAFGPGQNEGGDAHFDEDETWTLTHLDFNLLLVAAHEFGHSLGLDHSSDKSALMFPSYQYVNTYGYRLPDDDRRGVQALYGFRQPTGPQPGPDPVPLPNPQNQQCSPELVFDAVTSIWGDLFFFKNGYFWRRSTGFPKIRFSKVSTTWPQINHVDAAFEVPNRHVAYFFEGNQYWGITAYDKTIIPGFPQPITNFGLPSYVNKVDAAVYEPTTGRALMFVNNQYWSYNYNRNRLDYGYPRYISLDFPGIGFKVDAAFENLGYLYFIEGARQSEYYLPYRSVTRVMFNYEWLCVTDIGYYSRECWWC; encoded by the exons ATGAGGGACGATTggataaacagaagaaaatattttaacaatatGCATCTTGCTGATTCTGGGATACTGCTGCTGGCTTGGTTAACTACGTGCAATGCAGCACCTATTTTTGCTCCATGGATCTCAGCTGAGGACGAAGATCTGGCAAAG AAATACCTCTCTCAGTACTACTCTGATGCTCAGACGAGTCCCTCAGTAAAAAGTATTACTGAAAACTCCTTCCGTGAAACTCTTCGGAGCATGCAGGCCTTTTTTGGCCTGGAG GTGACAGGTGTCTTAAATGATAAAACCTTGGAAGTGATGAGGGCTCCTAGGTGTGGTGTGACAGACGTTTATAAATTTAAACACATGTCTGGAAGACCAAAGTGGGAGAAAAGCTTGATCACATACAG AATCACTCAGTACACCAGGGATCTGACGCAGAGTCAGGTGGATGCAACCATTGCTCAGGCCTTCCAGCTCTACAGTGATGTCATCCCACTGGATTTCCAACAGATCTACTGGGGTACTGCAGACATTGTGATCCTCTTCCAGAGTGGAT TTCATGGAGATCATGATCGTTTTGATGGACCAGGAGGCACGTTGGCTCATGCCTTTGGTCCTGGACAGAATGAGGGAGGAGATGCACACTTTGATGAGGATGAAACTTGGACTTTAACCCATTTAG ATTTTAATCTGCTGCTGGTGGCGGCCCATGAGTTCGGCCATTCTCTGGGCCTGGATCACTCCAGTGACAAAAGTGCGTTGATGTTCCCCAGCTATCAATATGTCAACACATATGGATACAGGCTGCCAGACGATGATAGACGTGGGGTTCAAGCACTTTATg GATTCAGACAACCTACTGGCCCACAACCTGGACCAGACCCAGTCCCTCTGCCCAACCCACAAAACCAACAATGCAGTCCAGAGCTGGTGTTTGATGCTGTTACCTCCATATGGGGAGatcttttcttcttcaaaaacGG ATACTTCTGGAGGAGGAGTACTGGTTTTCCAAAAATTAGATTTTCAAAAGTGAGTACAACATGGCCCCAAATCAATCATGTGGATGCAGCTTTTGAAGTCCCAAACAGGCATGTGGCATATTTCTTTGAAG gtaATCAATACTGGGGCATCACAGCTTATGACAAGACAATAATACCAGGCTTTCCACAGCCTATCACCAACTTTGGCCTCCCCTCCTACGTTAATAAGGTGGATGCTGCTGTCTATGAACCAACAACAGGAAGAGCACTGATGTTTGTGAATAACCAATATtggag cTATAATTACAACCGGAACCGACTGGACTATGGATACCCACGATACATCTCGCTGGATTTTCCGGGGATTGGCTTCAAAGTTGACGCAGCCTTTGAGAATCTTG gaTATCTGTATTTTATCGAAGGTGCCAGACAGAGCGAGTACTACCTGCCATATAGGAGTGTAACACGTGTGATGTTCAACTATGAATGGCTCTGTGTCACTGACATTGGATACTACAGCAGAG AGTGTTGGTGGTGTTAG